A single window of Nakaseomyces glabratus chromosome G, complete sequence DNA harbors:
- the FAR10 gene encoding Far10p (CAGL0G08426g~Ortholog(s) have role in re-entry into mitotic cell cycle after pheromone arrest and endoplasmic reticulum localization) produces the protein MSRTVDSPRPVAVAPTAVLQDSKKHSRRDRHSRNNVGTKTATQANNKNRHVAEVTARINKSTQSQPIKDRVNKGKADTIRKPLLFRRKYQYTLVLRSLNNTFETKYLVIPFQPDGLKLGRPVANTPNVATSGNAHGNIGASKTSKINTSSQVLPDNGNFDSRVLSRNHALLSCDYCSGKIFIKDLKSSNGTFLNGKRINQADVELKVGDTVDLGTDIDSKLEHRKISAVVEDIYFHPLILDRQPISDSFRSKVIIDDNNLQQCAFESFVDHSHGLLDLEDTILRTDIDILNGIFINNSIGTSHKLIDTIRVMAAGISFKSRDIMKLKSIENFILNYTNDIDYKNKLLVEKNDKYLISLQADVKKELSSVLMQFMKEDEARTLELQEEHSHIQKQKTEERETYEAEIKAVKEVLEDCKTRLEVEKYKNGKTQQKLNIDPDDGLENIASDCNLGEEANTKKFTNTFLKSWTFWTIGLVSVGVLTVAYRFSSQ, from the coding sequence ATGTCACGAACAGTTGATAGCCCCAGACCAGTGGCAGTTGCACCCACAGCTGTATTACAGGACTCGAAGAAGCATAGTAGGCGAGATAGACATTCCAGGAACAATGTTGGAACGAAGACTGCGACCCAAGCTAACAATAAGAATAGGCATGTTGCGGAAGTTACTGCAAGAATTAATAAAAGCACGCAGTCGCAGCCCATAAAGGATCGTGTCAATAAAGGTAAAGCCGATACTATACGGAAGCCATTGCTATTCAGGAGGAAATACCAGTACACTTTAGTACTTAGATCATTGAATAATACTTTTGAAACCAAGTATTTAGTGATACCTTTCCAACCAGACGGTTTGAAGCTTGGCAGGCCAGTTGCCAATACGCCCAATGTTGCAACTTCAGGTAATGCTCATGGTAATATTGGTGCAAGCAAAACATCAAAAATCAATACAAGCTCACAAGTACTACCAGATAATGGTAACTTCGATTCCAGGGTTTTATCTAGAAATCATGCTCTCCTGAGTTGTGATTATTGCTCTGGGAAGATTTTCATAAAGGATTTGAAATCAAGCAACGGTACTTTCCTTAATGGCAAAAGAATTAACCAAGCTGACGTAGAACTAAAAGTAGGGGACACAGTTGATTTAGGTACAGATATTGACTCTAAACTGGAACACCGAAAAATAAGCGCAGTAGTTGAGGATATATACTTTCATCCTCTAATTCTGGATCGGCAACCTATATCTGATAGTTTTCGTTCGAAGGTAATTATAGATGATAACAACTTACAACAATGTGCTTTTGAATCATTTGTGGATCACTCCCATGGTTTGTTAGACTTAGAAGATACTATATTGAGGACTGATATTGACATACTGAATggtatatttattaataattcTATTGGAACAAGTCATAAATTAATCGACACCATACGTGTTATGGCAGCTGGGATAAGCTTTAAGAGTCGTGATATTATGAAACTAAAATCAATTGAGAATTTTATCTTAAATTACAcaaatgatattgattATAAGAATAAGCTACTCGTAGagaaaaatgataaatatttgataagtCTCCAAGCAGACGTTAAGAAAGAACTTTCATCAGTTCTGATGCAGTTTATGAAAGAGGATGAAGCTAGAACGcttgaacttcaagaagagCACTCCcatattcaaaaacaaaaaactgaagaaCGAGAGACATATGAAGCAGAAATTAAAGCTGTGAAAGAGGTACTAGAAGATTGTAAAACTAGATTAGAAGttgaaaagtataaaaatggaaaaacACAACAAAAGCTTAACATTGACCCAGATGATGGTTTGGAGAACATAGCCTCTGATTGCAATTTAGGGGAGGAAGCCAACACCAAGAAGTTTACCAATACGTTTCTAAAAAGCTGGACTTTTTGGACTATTGGTCTGGTTTCTGTCGGTGTGTTAACAGTCGCTTATAGATTTTCCTCCCAatga
- the THI7 gene encoding thiamine transporter THI7 (CAGL0G08448g~Ortholog(s) have 5-amino-1-ribofuranosylimidazole-4-carboxamide transmembrane transporter activity, thiamine transmembrane transporter activity) → MRGLKFLTYLEIPVEKRQTLSFLKNPDLVPIPKEHQTWGFWSNFAYWGIISFSVGTWISASSALTVGLSYAATIGTFIIGDVVTIAFTLANCYPGWDWKVGYTLAQRFTFGIYGSAFGVVIRVLMSIVNYGSNAWLGGLCINLILSSWSHHYLHLENTLSHKVAMTTQQLIGFVIFHIVCAFCYIMKPYQINKLLILSCTGTCFAMTGMVIYLCKENHGVGQLFTSSKTTATGSARAWAWVYMISYWFGSVSPGSVNQSDYSRFGSSLTGIYLGTIAGLLIPTTLVPVYGAIGASTCEELYGQQLWMPMDIINYWLNNGYSSGARAAAFFCGLFFTLSQISYTISNAGFASGMDLAGLLPKYINIRRGAIFTAMLSVAVQPWNFYNSSSTFLTVVSSFGVVMTPIISVMICDNLVIRKRNYSVVQAFTLKGEYYFNKGFNWRAFVSWVVGMTPGLPGIAWQVNNNYFHNKGIVNFYYGDSFFAFAISFSLYWILCLIFPFKIEILHDDKDYYGAFDDDTAIKKGMVPYSELTEAEKQEYVISKASDVAKNTEGHESDSEISNAYVEEIIEKKSTNDKSEN, encoded by the coding sequence ATGAGAGGACTCAAATTTCTGACATATTTGGAAATTCCAGTTGAGAAGAGACAAACTTTGAGTTTCTTGAAGAATCCCGATTTGGTTCCTATTCCAAAAGAGCATCAGACTTGGGGGTTCTGGTCGAACTTCGCCTATTGGGGTATCATCTCTTTCTCCGTGGGTACATGGATCAGTGCCTCATCGGCTTTAACAGTTGGTCTAAGTTATGCTGCTACGATTGGTACTTTTATCATCGGTGATGTGGTTACCATAGCCTTTACCTTGGCTAACTGTTACCCTGGTTGGGATTGGAAAGTCGGTTACACCTTGGCTCAGAGATTCACATTTGGTATCTATGGTTCAGCCTTTGGTGTTGTCATTCGTGTGTTGATGAGTATTGTCAACTACGGCTCAAATGCGTGGTTGGGTGGTCTATGTATTAACCTGATTCTGAGCTCATGGTCTCACCACTACTTACATTTGGAAAATACTTTGTCCCATAAAGTTGCGATGACTACCCAACAATTGATTGGTTTCGTCATCTTTCACATTGTATGTGCGTTCTGTTATATCATGAAACCTTATCAAATTAATAagcttttgattttatcaTGTACTGGTACTTGTTTCGCTATGACCGGTATGGTTATCTACCTTTGTAAGGAAAACCATGGTGTTGGTCAGCTTTTCACTTCTTCTAAGACCACTGCAACGGGTTCCGCTAGAGCATGGGCTTGGGTCTACATGATCTCTTATTGGTTCGGTTCTGTGTCTCCAGGGTCAGTTAACCAAAGTGATTATTCAAGATTTGGTTCTTCTTTGACAGGTATTTATCTAGGTACGATTGCTGGTCTATTGATCCCAACTACTTTGGTGCCAGTTTACGGTGCGATTGGTGCATCAACTTGTGAGGAATTGTACGGTCAACAACTCTGGATGCCTATGGATATTATTAACTATTGGTTGAACAACGGTTATTCTTCAGGTGCTCGTGCTGCAGCCTTCTTCTGTGGATTGTTCTTCACTCTATCTCAAATCTCATACACTATCTCTAACGCTGGTTTTGCTAGTGGTATGGACCTTGCAGGTTTGTTACCAAAATACATCAACATCAGAAGAGGTGCTATCTTCACTGCCATGCTTTCTGTCGCTGTTCAGCCATGGAATTTCTACAACTCTTCTTCTACTTTCTTGACCGTTGTCAGTTCTTTCGGTGTGGTTATGACACCTATTATTTCTGTAATGATCTGTGATAACCTTGTGATCAGAAAGAGAAACTACTCTGTTGTCCAAGCTTTCACTTTGAAAGGTGAATACTATTTCAACAAAGGTTTCAACTGGAGAGCATTTGTCTCTTGGGTTGTTGGTATGACTCCCGGTCTACCTGGTATTGCTTGGCAAGTCAATAATAACTATTTTCACAACAAAGGTATTGTGAATTTCTACTACGGTGACTCATTCTTTGCCTTCgccatttctttttctttgtattgGATTCTGTGTCTGATCTTTCCATTCAAGATTGAGATCCTACATGATGACAAGGACTATTACGGTGCATTTGACGACGATACCGCTATCAAGAAGGGTATGGTGCCATATAGTGAACTTACCGAAGCTGAAAAGCAAGAATACGTCATCTCCAAAGCTTCAGATGTTGCTAAGAATACCGAGGGACATGAATCAGACAGCGAGATCTCTAACGCATACGTGGAAGAAATTATCGAAAAGAAGAGTACCAATGACAAGTCAGAAAACTAA
- the TOP3 gene encoding DNA topoisomerase 3 (CAGL0G08470g~Ortholog(s) have DNA topoisomerase type I activity) — protein sequence MKVLCVAEKNSIAKAVSGILGGGRLSVRDSGYTYIKNYDFNYSGFSFAGGNDVQVTMTSVAGHLTGVDFAHEQYGWGNCRIEQLFDAPLNEVMDKNQQKIAANIRREAKFADVLMIWTDCDREGEYIGWEVYMEAQKSNRRLNDNQVYRAVFSHLERSHILQAAHRPHRLDMRSVNAVRTRIEIDLRAGVTFTRLLTETMRNKVASSQSEGPSRNNRRDMPVISYGTCQFPTLGFVVDRFERIRHFIPEEFWYIQLNIKGEEGESKPIQFQWDRGRLFDRFSVLSIYEMCLEQDGDSARVSDIKSKPTSKYKPLPLTTVELQKNCARFLRINAKQSLDAAEKLYQRGFISYPRTETNVFPSTMDLKSLVEKQAQLDQPAQGRSDWAEYAANLLNGSGSNGNRFMFPRSGNRDDKAHPPIHPIVSVGRDVTSLNPTEKRVYEYICRHFLASCSEDAKGQQTTISLDWSGERFYANGLMVTERNFLDVYPWARWETTRQLPRLEINQQCKILKAEMKNGSTSPPKPMTESELIVLMDANGIGTDATIAEHIEKIQMRSYVQSQKVGKETYLQPTILGRALVHGFEAIGLEDSFAKPFQRREMEEMLRQICDGATDRPRVVSDILSKFRRYWNKTNGSKNTLLEVYDRTLRNQ from the coding sequence ATGAAAGTCCTATGTGTAGCGGAAAAGAACTCAATAGCTAAGGCTGTGTCTGGCATTCTTGGTGGAGGTCGATTATCAGTGAGAGACTCGGGATATACATATATCAAGAACTATGATTTCAATTACAGTGGCTTTTCATTTGCAGGTGGTAATGATGTGCAAGTGACCATGACCAGTGTGGCTGGCCATTTGACTGGGGTTGATTTTGCTCATGAGCAATACGGATGGGGCAATTGTCGAATTGAGCAGTTGTTTGATGCACCACTCAACGAGGTCATGGACAAGAACCAACAGAAAATAGCAGCAAATATACGGCGGGAGGCAAAGTTTGCTGATGTTTTGATGATTTGGACAGATTGTGATAGAGAAGGTGAATATATCGGATGGGAAGTGTATATGGAGGCTCAGAAGAGCAATAGGAGGTTAAATGATAATCAAGTTTACAGAGCAGTATTTTCGCACTTGGAGAGAAGTCATATACTACAAGCGGCACATAGGCCTCACCGCCTGGATATGAGAAGTGTCAACGCCGTAAGGACTAGAATAGAGATTGATCTTCGAGCTGGTGTTACCTTCACTAGGTTACTTACTGAAACAATGAGAAACAAAGTTGCCAGTTCACAAAGTGAGGGTCCCAGTAGGAATAATAGAAGAGATATGCCGGTTATCTCTTATGGTACTTGCCAATTTCCGACATTGGGGTTCGTAGTAGATAGATTTGAGCGGATACGACATTTCATCCCGGAAGAGTTCTGGTATATACAACTTAACATCAAAGGTGAGGAAGGGGAGAGTAAGCCAATACAATTTCAATGGGATCGAGGGCGTTTGTTTGACAGGTTTAGCGTGTTGTCTATTTATGAGATGTGTCTGGAACAAGATGGTGACTCTGCACGGGTATCTGATATCAAATCAAAACCAACATCAAAATACAAGCCGCTACCTTTAACTACTGTTGAGCTCCAGAAGAATTGTGCAAGGTTTTTAAGGATTAATGCGAAGCAATCTTTGGATGCCGCCGAGAAGCTTTACCAGCGCGGGTTTATATCCTATCCCAGGACGGAAACCAATGTTTTTCCTAGTACAATGGATTTAAAGTCATTGGTGGAGAAGCAAGCGCAGCTAGATCAACCTGCTCAAGGACGATCAGACTGGGCAGAGTATGCTGCAAATCTCCTCAATGGCTCCGGATCTAATGGCAACAGGTTTATGTTCCCTAGAAGCGGTAATCGAGACGATAAGGCGCATCCGCCAATCCATCCTATTGTTAGTGTTGGCAGGGATGTCACTAGTTTAAACCCCACTGAGAAAAGAGTGTATGAGTACATATGTCGGCACTTCTTAGCCAGTTGTTCCGAGGATGCGAAGGGTCAGCAGACTACGATCAGTCTCGACTGGTCTGGGGAGCGATTCTACGCAAACGGATTAATGGTCACTGAGCGTAATTTCCTCGATGTGTACCCGTGGGCACGATGGGAGACTACACGTCAATTACCTCGTTTGGAGATAAACCAGCAGTGTAAGATACTGAAGGCGGAAATGAAGAACGGTAGCACCAGTCCTCCGAAGCCCATGACAGAGAGTGAACTTATTGTGCTGATGGATGCCAATGGTATAGGCACAGATGCCACCATTGCTGAGCATATAGAGAAGATACAGATGCGTAGCTACGTGCAAAGTCAGAAAGTGGGCAAGGAGACTTACTTGCAACCTACCATACTTGGCAGAGCACTAGTCCATGGGTTTGAAGCCATTGGACTGGAGGACTCGTTTGCCAAACCCTTTCAACGCAGAGAGATGGAAGAAATGCTAAGACAGATATGCGATGGCGCCACAGACCGACCCCGCGTGGTGTCTGACATCCTCAGCAAGTTCCGCAGGTACTGGAACAAGACCAACGGATCCAAGAACACTTTACTTGAAGTATACGACCGTACATTGAGGAACCAATAG
- the EST1 gene encoding Est1p (CAGL0G08492g~Ortholog(s) have RNA binding, single-stranded DNA binding, telomeric DNA binding activity and role in G-quadruplex DNA formation, regulation of telomere maintenance via telomerase, telomere maintenance via telomerase) has protein sequence MKGLKSGALIDANDDIERRLLEFKASFRALLDDRNYAFVDRQHICGLIRKLNDVRVYVIHYIQSYSSNNLTVSQSKLGTVTLNDVIYLSWKHIYYYILCRLLRILATLKRKKRSLNLSTQYKKCFKGFKVLISDILSALKEILLTVLTLADPNAIFSPTIIKQLLSILNVESLPTKTTISASARISLPIIQSVNQLLLHIGDTQVKSSFILGKSLGFDIPNTYYLSSLITPYEGTCRQKIADYFWETKMYDNFIIKLIESMIVPTRNTRPTQIMFLEYFKRYTRSSFATFINYCIKIINKGDIEQSMSLETEGILQFFQNPSQILDQALLMIYFFHICPLLASHGNFEYEYDNIKKLSYKNLDDRHKAILQLIFEILESHVLTQMPNNEDLQISDLVLLRLILVWIKTNRPILFFAHRRRPFIHQMASIQQKYAVQYQISNANKIIHRPKRLYLFKEDIDYRGLICFGSELTDFNDELIQSCEDVADRIMGFVDQQDKLSEEDELKLRYLAICSSINKFNGQTTNTIS, from the coding sequence ATGAAAGGACTGAAGTCTGGTGCTCTAATTGATGCTAACGATGACATAGAAAGACGCTTACTTGAATTCAAAGCCAGTTTCAGAGCACTATTAGATGACCGCAACTATGCATTTGTTGATAGACAACATATATGTGGATTGATTAGGAAATTGAATGACGTACGTGTTTATGTCATTCATTATATTCAGTCGTATTCTTCCAACAATCTTACTGTGAGTCAATCAAAGCTAGGCACCGTCACTCTAAATGATGTCATATATTTGTCTTGGAAGCATATCTACTATTATATCTTATGCAGATTGCTAAGAATATTAGCAACActaaagagaaagaagagaagttTGAACCTTTCAACACAGTACAAAAAGTGTTTTAAGGGATTTAAAGTATTGATCAGCGATATATTAAGTGCTCTAAAAGAAATACTGTTAACAGTGCTTACGCTAGCTGATCCTAATGCCATCTTCAGTCCAACTATTATTAAACAGCTACTGTCAATATTGAATGTGGAAAGTCTACCCACGAAGACAACGATAAGCGCCAGTGCAAGGATATCCCTCCCTATTATCCAATCTGTAAACCAATTATTACTTCATATTGGCGATACACAAGTAAAGTCATCATTTATCCTTGGAAAATCTTTAGGTTTTGATATTCCAAACACTTATTACTTATCAAGTCTGATAACGCCATATGAAGGTACATGCCGTCAAAAAATTGCTGACTACTTTTGGGAAACCAAAATGTATgataattttattattaaattaATTGAGTCAATGATTGTTCCGACTAGAAATACTCGTCCTACACAAATAATGTTTTTAGAGTATTTTAAAAGATATACGCGCTCTTCGTTTGCAAcatttattaattattgCATCAAAATAATCAACAAAGGCGATATCGAACAAAGTATGTCTCTTGAAACAGAAGGGattttacaattttttcaaaatccAAGCCAAATCCTCGACCAGGCGCTCTTGATGATTTACTTCTTCCATATTTGCCCATTATTGGCTTCTCATGGTAATTTCGAGTATGAATATGACAATATCAAGAAACTAAGTTACAAAAATCTTGATGATAGACATAAAGCTATCCTTCAACTAATATTTGAGATTCTAGAAAGCCATGTGCTCACCCAAATGCCAAACAATGAAGATTTACAGATAAGTGACTTAGTATTACTGAGGCTTATTCTGGTATGGATAAAAACTAACCGgccaatattattttttgcacATAGACGCCGACCGTTTATACATCAAATGGCATCAatacaacaaaaatatgctgttcaatatcaaatatcaaatgCCAACAAAATAATTCATCGACCTAAAAGACTTTATTTATTCAAGGAGGACATCGACTACAGAGGACTGATATGTTTTGGCTCAGAACTCACTGACTTCAATGATGAACTAATTCAGAGTTGTGAGGATGTTGCAGATAGGATTATGGGTTTTGTTGATCAACAGGACAAACTATCCGAGGAAGATGAATTAAAACTTCGATACCTAGCTATCTGCTCATCGATAAATAAGTTTAATGGACAGACAACAAACACAATAagttaa
- the RHO3 gene encoding Rho family GTPase RHO3 (CAGL0G08558g~Ortholog(s) have GTP binding, GTPase activity), producing MAFLCGSSSSQSSGSKKPVERKIVILGDGACGKTSLLNVFTRGYFPEVYEPTVFENYIHDIFVDNRHITLSLWDTAGQEEFDRLRSLSYSDTHTIMLCFSIDSRDSLENVKNKWVGEITDHCEGVNLVLVALKCDLRNNENNVITPNNIQNNRNNNNNNNLITYEEGLAMAKQIGALRYLECSAKLNKGVNEAFTEAARVALTAKNATDNINSNSSSNEKDSFCTIC from the coding sequence ATGGCATTTCTGTGTGGATCCTCTTCATCTCAATCCTCAGGTTCTAAGAAACCTGTCGAGAGAAAGATTGTTATTCTAGGTGATGGTGCGTGTGGTAAAACCTCGCTGCTGAACGTGTTCACCAGGGGCTATTTCCCAGAAGTCTACGAGCCCACTGTCTTTGAGAACTATATTCATGACATCTTTGTCGATAACAGACACATTACGTTGTCGCTGTGGGATACCGCGGgacaagaagaatttgACAGGTTACGATCATTATCATACTCTGACACGCACACCATAATGCTGTGTTTCAGTATAGACTCTAGGGACTCCTTGGAGAACGTCAAGAATAAATGGGTTGGTGAAATAACGGACCATTGTGAAGGTGTGAACCTGGTGCTAGTTGCTCTGAAATGTGACTTGAGAAATAACGAGAACAACGTAATAACCCCAAACAACATCCAAAATAACCGtaataacaacaataacaacaacCTGATCACTTATGAAGAAGGTCTCGCTATGGCCAAGCAGATTGGTGCTCTCCGTTACTTGGAGTGTAGCGCAAAGTTGAACAAAGGTGTCAACGAAGCATTCACCGAAGCCGCAAGAGTGGCCTTGACTGCCAAAAATGCCACAGATAATATCAACTCCAATAGTTCATCTAATGAAAAGGATAGCTTCTGTACTATCTGTTAG
- the RPI1 gene encoding Rpi1p (CAGL0G08602g~Ortholog(s) have GTPase regulator activity, role in Ras protein signal transduction, fungal-type cell wall biogenesis, positive regulation of transcription from RNA polymerase II promoter and nucleus localization), with product MDLLNSKFGISVDDKKSSDGESKNNNETSSNSSANTAQLDEPIDIGVEVGGLDVNIDSSSSDTTSKKIKDLIENDADRSSGRRTKDITNQQRKSGRHQHDSNEANERRIDNNTNNNNSVNNGNDNGNTSGRTQNSRGTDSLVLENSSRNNTISNERSSISNVGAGHDNINASQGDINGNVTTGIMNSQSRGISQLNSGNDLSSNINDNNNNNSNNNSSNININNPNNSNSNNNNHNTAMNTAVSSSSNNSSSKNSGSTSSQSHMGLMSSVSSTSNDSSSSGEMMMKARMESDIRQNKEQDQNQNENVHVKKDPNDLKGIRPIRKKWKDYEDIAFVKTILENAELLTYVEYFKPMKNFWIRIAQILNEKYGYVRNFRQCHDRFKVLYAKALRLDDSLSSDHNHANSTSSMGNSTFSFLNDASTSGTPQRLGTSITDALSRQTPQNISQSIPPMSGNNLNQNTNLFTSNIASAPNYYGSVYDHKARYHQDDGLRSLPLPLKHLLIKLRKTITFYNGNIIFKKATEIKDNNQINLNINRIPDYDGESKTDTLNTNNSKIAKGTSGKSNYLSPTIGDEPNEMPDQRTSSLGDLQLQNSSSSSGNTGATPANYNFNGSNPTPSQFNMGLPNLLQQNPNPMAYAPVSNGSQLQFSSTSSSNTTGSQSQVSSFYPPQFGYSANANSNINVQTKIPNQIPLATNTQVAMPPFPQQSQKMPIFGENNRAGNDNQLQTTKPPADNEKSNMDNMYQSMYTVISTLREQIDQLRNQISDLNSRYEEQSKMLSTLYAIIQQPLMPPSSETSSSSSTSFSSTFLDQQLQNSQNNQNNMMFSNQQQNSNPNMGTNNQQTSKRQPAQQNQQGSELPLPKQSINTNTSPQQYNQPTSIQQPHYQMTQNKHQSGRKLPNLPQPKLPQSLPQLGNSTVLPQPQNFNDKP from the coding sequence ATGGATCTTTTGAATTCTAAATTTGGGATTTCCGTAGATGATAAGAAGAGTAGTGATGGCGAGTCAAAGAACAACAATGAGACAAGCAGTAACAGTAGTGCCAATACGGCACAGCTCGATGAACCCATTGATATCGGTGTAGAAGTTGGTGGACTAGACGTTAACATCGACTCCTCTTCGAGTGATacaacttcaaagaaaataaaagaccTAATAGAAAACGATGCTGACAGAAGCAGCGGCCGTAGAACTAAGGACATTACAAATCAACAGCGTAAATCAGGTAGACACCAACACGATAGCAATGAGGCCAACGAAAGAAGGATAGATAACAAcaccaacaacaataactCTGTCAATAACGGAAACGATAATGGTAACACAAGTGGACGTACGCAAAACAGCAGGGGTACTGATAGCCTGGTATTAGAGAACAGCTCTAGGAATAATACCATAAGCAATGAAAGAAGTAGCATTAGTAATGTAGGTGCTGGACATGACAACATTAATGCTTCGCAAGGCGACATCAATGGCAATGTTACTACGGGGATCATGAACTCACAATCGCGCGGTATCTCGCAACTAAATTCTGGTAATGATCTAAGCTCCAACATCAAtgataacaacaataacaacagCAATAACAATAGTAGTAACATTAACATTAACAACCCAAACAACAGTAATTCgaacaacaacaatcaCAATACTGCAATGAACACAgctgtttcttcaagtagTAATAACAGTAGCAGTAAAAACAGTGGCTCGACTTCCTCCCAATCTCATATGGGCTTAATGTCATCAGTTTCTTCGACGAGTAATGACTCTTCCAGCTCTGGagagatgatgatgaaagcAAGAATGGAATCTGACATACGACAGAACAAGGAACaagatcaaaatcaaaatgagAATGTCCACGTTAAGAAGGATCCTAACGATTTAAAGGGTATCAGACCGATACGtaaaaaatggaaagacTATGAGGATATAGCCTTTGTTAAAACAATTTTGGAAAATGCGGAATTGTTAACCTACGTGGAGTATTTTAAGCCAATGAAGAATTTCTGGATTAGAATTGCGCAAATATTAAATGAGAAGTACGGATATGTTAGAAACTTCCGTCAGTGTCATGATAGATTCAAAGTGCTTTATGCAAAGGCATTGAGGTTAGATGACTCATTATCAAGTGATCATAACCATGCAAATTCAACCTCCTCAATGGGTAATTCCACTTTCAGTTTCCTAAATGATGCTAGTACTTCTGGTACTCCTCAGAGGCTCGGAACATCTATTACAGACGCCCTTTCACGTCAAACTCCACAAAACATTAGTCAGAGTATACCTCCTATGAGTGGTAACAATTTGAACCAGAATACTAATTTGTTCACCTCTAATATTGCATCCGCTCCAAATTACTATGGAAGCGTATATGATCATAAAGCAAGGTATCATCAGGATGATGGTCTGAGATCGTTACCACTACCGCTAAAGCACTTACTGATAAAGTTGAGGAAAACAATCACATTTTACAATGGTAAcataattttcaaaaaagcAACTGAAATCAAAGATAACAATCAAATCAATCTTAACATCAATCGTATTCCAGACTATGATGGAGAATCCAAAACTGACACACTGAACACtaataattcaaaaattgcGAAAGGCACTTCAGGGAAAAGCAACTATTTATCTCCTACGATAGGCGATGAGCCAAATGAGATGCCCGATCAAAGGACTTCGTCATTGGGAGATTTACAATTGCAAAATAGCAGCTCAAGTTCTGGTAATACAGGTGCGACACCAGCGAACTATAACTTTAATGGCTCAAACCCAACACCTTCTCAATTCAATATGGGATTACCAAATCTGCTTCAGCAAAATCCAAATCCTATGGCATATGCACCTGTGTCAAATGGATCGCAATTACAATTTTCTTCCACCTCGTCTTCTAATACTACGGGTTCCCAATCCCAGgtatcttctttttatccACCTCAGTTTGGATATTCTGCTAATGCTAATTCAAACATAAATGTGCAGACTAAAATCCCAAATCAGATACCACTAGCAACAAATACACAAGTTGCTATGCCACCCTTCCCTCAACAAAGTCAAAAAATGCCAATTTTTGGTGAGAATAATAGAGCTGGAAATGATAATCAGCTACAAACTACGAAACCCCCCGcagataatgaaaaaagcaatatGGACAACATGTACCAATCCATGTATACAGTCATATCTACATTGCGAGAACAAATTGATCAACTTAGAAACCAAATAAGTGATTTGAATAGTAGGTATGAAGAACAGTCGAAAATGCTTTCAACGTTGTATGCTATTATACAACAGCCACTAATGCCTCCTTCGTCAGAGACCTCCTCTTCTTCCAGCACATCATTCTCATCAACATTCCTTGATcaacaattacaaaactcacaaaataatcaaaataacATGATGTTCAGTAATCAGCAACAAAATTCAAACCCGAACATGGGGACAAATAATCAGCAAACTTCGAAACGCCAGCCTGCCCAACAAAATCAACAAGGATCAGAATTACCGCTTCCCAAGCAATCAATAAATACCAATACTTCTCCTCAGCAATATAACCAACCTACATCAATTCAACAACCTCATTACCAGATGACTCAAAACAAACACCAAAGTGGTCGCAAACTACCAAATCTACCTCAACCTAAGCTGCCTCAGAGCCTTCCTCAGTTAGGAAATTCTACCGTGCTTCCGCAACCACAAAACTTTAATGATAAACCTtaa